The following coding sequences lie in one Pontibacter sp. G13 genomic window:
- a CDS encoding DUF1569 domain-containing protein has protein sequence MSYSQFIQQESLALLNSLTDDAIPRWGLMQAQHMVEHLGMFFRLSQKPMPLSSRPPEYLEKSRAFLFSNQPFPLNVKIPHLMEPEVLPPFRYTSLNIAKNKLRGQIEAFYRKFEDEPNFKNSHPIFGELDFEGWQVFHYKHVRHHLAQFDLIDAPEYAPLIEAHTQKIS, from the coding sequence ATGTCGTACTCGCAGTTTATCCAACAGGAATCCCTTGCCTTGCTCAACTCGCTGACCGACGACGCCATCCCTCGCTGGGGCCTCATGCAGGCACAGCACATGGTGGAACACCTCGGCATGTTCTTTCGCCTTTCCCAAAAGCCAATGCCCCTCTCCTCCCGTCCCCCCGAATACCTCGAAAAATCCCGGGCATTCCTCTTCAGCAACCAACCCTTTCCGCTCAACGTAAAAATCCCCCATCTGATGGAACCCGAGGTTCTTCCCCCTTTCCGGTACACCTCGCTCAATATCGCCAAGAACAAACTCAGAGGGCAGATCGAGGCTTTTTACCGCAAATTCGAGGACGAGCCGAATTTCAAGAATTCGCATCCCATCTTTGGCGAATTGGATTTTGAGGGCTGGCAGGTCTTCCACTACAAGCATGTCCGCCATCATCTCGCCCAATTCGACCTGATCGATGCACCGGAATATGCCCCGCTGATCGAGGCACACACCCAAAAGATTTCATGA
- a CDS encoding porin family protein has translation MKTMNLFNKLCLGLFLLIPSLLTAQISEIQIGLEGGGGIRSLYGNRYLAETGKLGLGHTVGVFGQFSLSDRFALRTSVSFERKGFSQKGKIVDPLGVLIGEVQDFQNLDYLTLPIMGRFTFGESVQFFFNTGPYLGALLKYEQITKVTGQAEFNFQFTDQFNRLDLGWATGIGMQIPIGTNLMISTELRNHLGLLNISSVPVIDDKSIKTLSSYLLVGLGYRFTR, from the coding sequence ATGAAAACCATGAACCTTTTCAACAAGCTATGTTTGGGCCTCTTCTTACTGATCCCTTCATTGCTGACCGCCCAAATCTCCGAAATCCAGATCGGTCTGGAAGGTGGGGGAGGCATTAGATCCTTGTACGGAAACCGATATTTGGCCGAAACTGGAAAGCTCGGCCTCGGACATACTGTAGGGGTTTTTGGGCAATTTTCCCTCTCGGATCGATTTGCCTTGCGAACGAGTGTCTCCTTTGAAAGAAAGGGATTTTCCCAGAAGGGAAAGATTGTGGACCCACTTGGAGTGCTCATCGGAGAGGTTCAGGACTTCCAAAATCTCGATTATTTGACCCTGCCAATCATGGGCCGCTTCACGTTTGGGGAATCCGTACAATTCTTCTTCAACACGGGTCCTTATTTGGGCGCTCTGCTCAAGTATGAGCAAATAACAAAAGTCACTGGTCAAGCAGAATTCAACTTCCAATTTACTGACCAGTTTAATCGACTGGACCTTGGTTGGGCGACTGGTATAGGCATGCAAATTCCGATAGGCACAAACCTGATGATCAGCACAGAGTTGAGAAACCATCTCGGACTCCTCAATATCAGTTCAGTCCCAGTGATAGATGACAAAAGCATCAAGACGCTATCCAGTTACCTCTTGGTTGGACTTGGCTATAGATTTACCCGCTAG
- the bioB gene encoding biotin synthase BioB — MAYIKFDWTREEIHEIYHQPMLDLIYRAATVHRAHHDPQEVQVCTLLSVKTGGCPEDCAYCPQAARYHTDVKVHKLLSVDEVIQAAQNAKEAGSTRFCMGAAWREVRDNRDFDKVLQMVKGVNALDMEVCCTLGMLSDEQAQKLKEAGLYAYNHNLDTSEEHYEEIISTRTYDDRLDTLEHVRNNKLRVCSGGIIGLGETVQDRVDMIHTLATLPEHPESVPVNALVPVEGTPLEDQPLVPVWDMIRMIATARITMPTAMVRLSAGRVRMSFEEQALCFMAGANSIFAGDKLLTTPNPEEDQDKQLFQTLNIRPRAAFKDGDKPGVEFQVTPEAAKEMGI, encoded by the coding sequence ATGGCTTACATTAAATTCGACTGGACCCGCGAGGAGATCCACGAAATCTACCATCAGCCCATGCTGGACCTCATCTATCGAGCTGCTACCGTCCACAGGGCCCATCACGATCCTCAAGAAGTGCAAGTCTGCACGCTGCTGTCCGTCAAGACAGGAGGGTGTCCGGAAGATTGTGCCTACTGCCCACAAGCCGCTCGCTATCACACCGATGTCAAGGTGCACAAATTGCTGTCGGTGGATGAGGTCATCCAAGCTGCCCAAAACGCCAAGGAGGCTGGAAGTACACGATTCTGCATGGGAGCTGCATGGCGCGAAGTGCGGGACAATCGCGATTTCGACAAGGTACTTCAAATGGTCAAAGGCGTGAATGCCCTTGATATGGAGGTCTGCTGCACCTTGGGAATGCTGTCCGACGAGCAAGCCCAGAAACTCAAGGAAGCAGGCCTTTATGCCTACAATCACAACCTCGACACCAGTGAGGAACACTACGAGGAGATTATTTCTACACGGACCTATGACGATCGCCTCGATACCCTCGAACATGTCCGCAACAACAAATTGCGTGTCTGTTCGGGAGGAATCATCGGATTGGGCGAGACCGTGCAGGACCGGGTGGATATGATCCATACCTTGGCGACTTTGCCAGAGCATCCAGAATCCGTTCCTGTGAACGCGCTGGTTCCGGTGGAAGGCACTCCCTTGGAGGATCAGCCGCTGGTTCCGGTTTGGGATATGATCCGCATGATCGCGACTGCCCGGATCACAATGCCTACGGCGATGGTACGCTTATCTGCTGGGCGTGTCCGGATGAGTTTCGAGGAGCAGGCACTTTGCTTTATGGCGGGTGCGAATTCGATCTTTGCGGGGGACAAATTGTTGACCACTCCGAATCCCGAGGAAGATCAGGACAAACAATTGTTCCAGACCTTGAATATCCGTCCAAGAGCGGCCTTCAAGGATGGCGACAAACCCGGAGTCGAATTCCAGGTGACCCCCGAGGCCGCCAAAGAAATGGGCATCTAA
- a CDS encoding NUDIX domain-containing protein — protein sequence MTNTFNFCPKCATPLTIQPHGGRDRQACPNTECGWVHWDNPTPVVAAVVERNGNILLVQSIGWPKEAYALVTGFLEAGEEPSEAVLREVKEETGLDAELGDFLGLWTFERNNQLLICYHVIAHEGEVVLETAELSDYKEVPMEQVRPWRAGTGHALNKFLNSRGHFPEYFDWPRKKAEQE from the coding sequence ATGACCAACACCTTCAACTTCTGCCCCAAATGCGCCACGCCGCTGACCATTCAGCCGCATGGAGGGCGTGATCGCCAAGCTTGCCCCAACACCGAATGTGGGTGGGTGCATTGGGACAATCCCACGCCTGTCGTAGCCGCCGTGGTGGAACGAAATGGCAACATCCTCCTCGTGCAGAGCATTGGCTGGCCCAAGGAAGCTTACGCGCTTGTGACAGGATTTCTCGAAGCTGGGGAAGAGCCCTCAGAAGCCGTTCTCCGAGAAGTCAAGGAGGAGACGGGACTGGATGCCGAGCTAGGCGATTTTCTCGGACTCTGGACCTTCGAGCGCAACAATCAGCTCCTCATCTGCTACCATGTCATCGCACATGAAGGCGAGGTCGTGCTCGAAACCGCCGAGCTTTCAGACTACAAGGAAGTTCCCATGGAACAGGTTCGCCCCTGGCGTGCAGGTACGGGCCATGCACTCAACAAATTTCTCAACAGCCGCGGACATTTCCCCGAATATTTTGATTGGCCGAGGAAGAAAGCCGAACAAGAGTAG
- a CDS encoding family 16 glycoside hydrolase yields the protein MKHWLLVGLLAVAHVSVSGQTTTQLKSMEGFQPQAGNWQIVGAVTMNPTVDVHEQPSTPPATMEATTGKKKRKKRGAIPPPPPPKPQAVSFEQGTGILLNMNNDSLNDALVTSWEHGDVSVSFDVMIPKGSNSGVYFQGRYEVQLFDSYGVRQPGFSDIGGIYRNWESTPARQWIGKAPTVNVAKAPGTWQQMTIQFRAPRFDEAGNKIQHARFDMVKLNGQIIHAQVEVPHPTGGAISPQEVEMGPLLFQGDHGPVAIRNLKVRHMAPMDLEIGEWQYEVYEGEFRALDQVKAATATATGTTPALNCRVMEAENKYGLHFTTQVEIVEAGEYTFRIGYAGGIQMLVDGEEYAKEDKGAARGERKFTLNLTAGKHELEIWNYKFAPWRAPRLGLFIRKPGTDDATYHDADSYPVSRDLPKPIYVEAESRASTLRGFVDVKNAEGGNTRLSHSIGVSNPEGVHYVFDLQRGLLAGAWRGDFANATPMWNSRGNGSFKPRGAIEYTFLQQPIAKLSDSLQAFPSEVDGLLSKGYTIDRESGRPSFQYAVNGTMFQSDIQPSEDGHALVHEIKAIEEASNAEGYYYKLAEGSAISLNPSGAYAIDGQRYFLQMKSAHVPFIRSTDRGMELVVRMDQSPVAYEMMW from the coding sequence ATGAAACATTGGCTACTCGTCGGCTTGCTGGCTGTGGCGCATGTCTCGGTATCGGGACAGACGACCACCCAACTCAAGTCCATGGAAGGTTTCCAACCGCAAGCCGGAAACTGGCAGATTGTCGGTGCTGTCACCATGAATCCTACAGTGGACGTCCACGAACAACCTTCCACCCCTCCTGCAACGATGGAGGCAACTACTGGCAAAAAGAAACGCAAAAAGCGGGGAGCGATCCCTCCTCCTCCGCCGCCCAAGCCCCAAGCGGTCTCTTTTGAGCAGGGCACAGGCATCCTCCTCAACATGAACAATGATTCCCTGAATGATGCGCTCGTGACTTCTTGGGAACACGGAGATGTGAGTGTGAGTTTCGATGTGATGATTCCCAAGGGCTCCAATTCTGGCGTCTATTTTCAAGGGCGCTATGAAGTCCAGCTATTTGATAGCTATGGGGTTCGTCAGCCGGGATTCTCGGATATCGGCGGAATCTACCGCAATTGGGAATCAACCCCCGCGCGTCAATGGATCGGCAAGGCCCCAACTGTCAATGTAGCCAAAGCTCCCGGTACTTGGCAGCAGATGACCATCCAATTTCGGGCGCCGAGATTCGATGAGGCAGGCAACAAGATTCAGCATGCACGCTTTGATATGGTCAAACTCAATGGCCAGATAATCCATGCTCAAGTGGAGGTGCCGCATCCAACTGGTGGGGCTATCTCCCCACAAGAAGTCGAGATGGGACCGCTCCTGTTTCAAGGCGATCATGGCCCAGTTGCGATCCGCAATCTCAAGGTCCGTCACATGGCACCGATGGATCTGGAAATAGGGGAATGGCAGTACGAGGTATATGAAGGAGAATTCAGGGCCTTGGATCAAGTCAAAGCCGCAACGGCAACTGCAACCGGAACCACCCCTGCCTTGAACTGCCGCGTGATGGAAGCTGAGAATAAATACGGCCTCCATTTCACCACGCAGGTCGAAATTGTCGAAGCGGGGGAATACACCTTCAGAATTGGCTATGCTGGCGGCATCCAAATGCTGGTCGATGGCGAGGAATATGCCAAGGAGGACAAAGGTGCCGCCCGAGGGGAACGGAAGTTTACCTTGAACCTGACTGCCGGAAAGCATGAGCTGGAAATCTGGAACTACAAGTTTGCACCTTGGAGAGCGCCTCGATTGGGGTTGTTCATCCGGAAACCGGGGACTGATGATGCCACCTATCACGATGCTGATTCCTACCCAGTGAGCCGCGACCTCCCCAAACCCATCTATGTCGAAGCAGAATCCCGAGCCAGCACTTTGCGTGGATTTGTGGATGTGAAGAACGCCGAGGGTGGAAATACACGTCTTTCTCACTCCATCGGTGTCAGCAATCCAGAGGGAGTTCACTATGTCTTCGATCTGCAGCGTGGGCTGTTGGCGGGCGCCTGGCGCGGAGACTTCGCCAATGCAACCCCCATGTGGAATAGCCGCGGCAATGGGTCGTTCAAGCCGCGTGGGGCAATCGAGTACACGTTTTTACAGCAGCCGATTGCCAAGCTTTCGGATTCGCTACAGGCTTTCCCATCGGAAGTGGATGGACTCCTGTCCAAGGGCTATACCATCGACCGTGAATCTGGTCGTCCAAGCTTCCAGTATGCAGTCAATGGCACCATGTTCCAAAGCGATATCCAGCCTTCGGAAGATGGTCATGCGCTGGTTCACGAGATCAAGGCCATCGAGGAGGCTTCGAATGCGGAAGGCTATTACTACAAATTGGCGGAGGGAAGCGCGATCTCCCTAAATCCGTCTGGTGCCTACGCCATCGACGGACAGCGCTATTTCCTGCAAATGAAGTCCGCACATGTCCCATTCATTCGGTCTACTGATCGCGGAATGGAACTCGTGGTGCGCATGGATCAGTCGCCAGTAGCCTACGAAATGATGTGGTAA
- a CDS encoding acyltransferase has translation MKLTYRPEIDGLRAIAVVSVILFHAGFETLSGGFTGVDVFFVISGFLITSIILREISKDSFSLISFYERRARRIMPMLFLIMAITFPFVWFTYLPNEAKQFSDSMMAVTTFCSNLLFWQETGYWDRASELKPLLHTWSLAVEEQYYLFFPLILMWLKNWNPRRLFLLISILAIGSLALSQLATTFNPTGNFFLLPTRFWELAIGALIGMMFSFFPSLVEQLRSKQSIKEWMSVIGLTMILAAVFAFDQDTPFPSVYGLLPTIGCGLIILFCDLSTWTGKLLGSKGFVQIGLISYSAYLWHQPILAIAQYNAFPHLTLWVKTGLCLLVLPLSYLSWKFVETPFRSKQAYSRQAIFSLTLMGSLVAIFVGAYGHFTDGFANRPNIESLRVANYEPDNPKLRKVAWADLEALAHNPLYTVEENPFDQTLWFDSSDSRLKMLVVGNSHGKDMYSILQMSQTVSEDFQIARFGVQIRALKHKSHPFFESPNYQLADVVFISSAYSKADITAFQKCVKHILNDGKQVVIARKIFKYPDTGVQTLADHKIRQAIKAANDPKALDFAKVARETGEEYYQIYSNQITRFRPSDAKIDSIHQMHPSVIVVDRMKLLVDPEEKILHVMSDRLDKYLSDHSHFTKAGYQFQGQRIDELDWLSALTSSSVKDTLESVISTEP, from the coding sequence ATGAAATTGACATATAGACCGGAAATCGATGGACTCAGGGCCATTGCAGTCGTTTCCGTAATTCTCTTCCACGCTGGCTTTGAAACCCTTTCGGGTGGATTTACTGGGGTGGATGTATTTTTCGTTATTAGTGGTTTTCTGATTACCTCGATCATCCTCAGAGAAATCAGCAAGGATTCCTTTTCACTAATATCCTTTTATGAACGACGTGCCAGGCGGATTATGCCCATGCTTTTTTTGATCATGGCCATTACGTTTCCTTTTGTCTGGTTCACGTATCTACCCAATGAAGCCAAGCAGTTCTCAGATAGCATGATGGCTGTCACGACGTTCTGCTCCAACCTCCTATTTTGGCAAGAAACCGGGTATTGGGACCGAGCCAGTGAACTCAAACCTCTCCTACACACGTGGAGTTTGGCAGTGGAAGAACAATACTACCTGTTTTTTCCACTCATCTTGATGTGGCTAAAGAATTGGAACCCCAGAAGGCTCTTCCTTCTTATCTCAATCTTGGCAATCGGTAGCCTCGCCCTTTCCCAATTGGCCACCACTTTCAATCCAACAGGTAATTTCTTCCTACTTCCTACCCGCTTTTGGGAACTCGCCATAGGCGCATTAATCGGGATGATGTTTTCTTTTTTTCCAAGCTTAGTGGAACAATTACGCTCGAAACAATCCATCAAGGAATGGATGAGCGTAATCGGGTTGACGATGATCCTTGCGGCAGTATTTGCATTTGACCAAGACACGCCTTTTCCAAGCGTATATGGACTTCTTCCCACGATTGGTTGCGGACTCATCATCTTGTTTTGTGACTTGAGTACCTGGACGGGAAAGCTCCTGGGTTCCAAAGGATTCGTCCAGATCGGGCTGATCAGTTACTCTGCCTACCTGTGGCACCAGCCCATTTTGGCAATTGCCCAATATAACGCCTTTCCGCATCTCACCCTGTGGGTCAAAACAGGATTGTGTCTCCTTGTACTCCCACTTTCCTACCTCTCTTGGAAGTTTGTAGAGACCCCTTTCCGGAGCAAGCAGGCGTACAGTCGCCAAGCTATTTTTTCCTTGACCTTGATGGGATCACTGGTGGCGATATTCGTGGGAGCATATGGGCATTTCACGGATGGTTTTGCCAATCGTCCCAATATCGAATCTCTACGGGTAGCCAATTACGAGCCAGACAATCCGAAACTACGCAAAGTAGCTTGGGCAGATCTAGAAGCACTTGCCCATAATCCATTGTATACAGTGGAAGAAAATCCATTCGACCAGACCTTGTGGTTTGACAGCAGTGATTCTCGGCTAAAGATGCTCGTGGTTGGGAACTCCCATGGGAAGGATATGTATAGCATTCTTCAAATGAGTCAAACGGTCTCGGAGGATTTTCAAATAGCTCGATTCGGCGTTCAAATAAGGGCGCTCAAACACAAGAGTCACCCATTTTTCGAATCGCCCAACTATCAATTGGCAGACGTGGTGTTCATATCCTCCGCATACTCAAAAGCGGATATCACTGCATTTCAAAAATGCGTGAAACATATCCTCAATGACGGAAAGCAGGTGGTCATTGCTCGGAAGATTTTCAAATATCCGGATACGGGAGTTCAAACTTTGGCAGATCACAAAATCCGGCAGGCGATCAAAGCTGCGAATGATCCAAAAGCCCTTGACTTTGCCAAAGTGGCCCGTGAAACTGGAGAGGAGTATTATCAGATTTACTCAAATCAAATAACTCGTTTTCGGCCATCAGATGCTAAAATCGATTCCATTCATCAAATGCACCCATCTGTCATCGTGGTGGATCGTATGAAATTGCTAGTCGATCCAGAGGAGAAAATCCTCCATGTTATGAGCGATCGTCTCGACAAATACCTTTCCGATCACAGTCATTTCACCAAAGCTGGATATCAATTTCAGGGACAAAGAATCGATGAATTGGATTGGTTATCGGCACTTACTTCGTCATCCGTAAAGGATACTTTGGAATCCGTCATTTCCACCGAACCGTAA
- a CDS encoding AraC family transcriptional regulator, which translates to MIRTLLARFICLSTTWRVPDTDLTQTDVSAYSVIPSLETFASPMLIDFGRGISLDPSTMMLLPISTLPWQSLTILLGVIMLSVIGLLLYKIYHLTDKTHHLEQALAERNQEIHESQQDLAIANLSIPAGPIAQQAAYSFDIPPREEMPQPMADLHPQSEFLDRMIEVIEENMGEESLKIELFTRELGVSRTILYERVKAITGESVSAFVKDYRLKFAAQLLKQGNFMTSEVAYQVGFNDPKYFSKCFKKKYGQTPREYIKGITAHAN; encoded by the coding sequence ATGATTCGGACACTTCTTGCCCGGTTTATATGCCTATCCACAACGTGGAGGGTGCCGGATACCGACCTGACGCAAACAGACGTCTCTGCATATTCAGTCATTCCTTCCCTCGAGACCTTTGCTTCCCCGATGCTGATAGATTTCGGACGGGGGATTTCACTAGACCCTTCCACTATGATGCTGCTCCCGATTTCCACCCTCCCTTGGCAAAGTCTGACCATCTTGCTTGGGGTCATTATGCTCTCGGTCATTGGATTGCTCCTCTACAAAATTTACCATCTCACCGACAAGACTCATCATCTTGAGCAAGCTCTTGCCGAGCGAAATCAGGAGATCCATGAGTCCCAGCAAGACCTCGCTATCGCCAACCTTTCGATCCCCGCAGGTCCCATCGCCCAGCAGGCAGCCTATTCCTTTGACATTCCTCCACGTGAAGAAATGCCTCAACCTATGGCTGATCTGCATCCCCAGTCCGAGTTTCTGGACCGGATGATCGAGGTGATCGAGGAAAATATGGGTGAAGAATCCCTCAAGATTGAACTGTTCACCCGAGAGTTGGGCGTAAGCCGCACGATCCTCTATGAGCGTGTCAAGGCCATCACTGGTGAGTCCGTGAGCGCATTCGTCAAAGACTATCGACTGAAGTTTGCCGCACAACTGCTCAAGCAGGGCAACTTCATGACCTCTGAGGTCGCCTACCAAGTAGGATTCAACGACCCCAAATATTTCAGCAAGTGCTTCAAAAAGAAGTATGGCCAAACTCCCCGCGAATACATCAAAGGGATAACGGCACATGCCAACTGA
- a CDS encoding histidinol-phosphate transaminase gives MSKRINRRDWLRSSALLAAGAAIAPSALQADPIRSASTTSQFQFLDDRAIFPHHQPALRARLLANENPYGPSAAAKEALMNAISQGNRYPMRSGRYLGSMIAEMEGVSQEQIMMSPGSTALLDRTAIVLCSEGGQVLTADPSYMSLVETAKNLGATWKKVKLTKDWEHDLDAMKAAITDEVKLVYICNPNNPTATITNPEKLKAFCAEVSEQVPVFVDEAYLEFLDEPEKHSMVSLVQAGKNVIISRTFSKIHGMAGLRAGYVLAQPEMIEKMQTLGWVQWGISATTIEAATASLKDTAFLDECRQKNKEAREFTYETLQALELDYLPSSANFILFPLRMRTEAFQQAMFAKQVGIRVFEIGKRPYCRVSLGTMEEMTLFTDALKEIVG, from the coding sequence ATGTCGAAACGCATCAATCGACGTGATTGGCTGAGATCTTCTGCTTTGCTGGCTGCCGGAGCTGCCATTGCCCCCAGTGCCCTGCAAGCTGATCCGATTCGTTCAGCTTCCACGACTTCCCAGTTTCAATTTCTCGATGACCGGGCCATCTTCCCCCATCATCAACCCGCCCTGAGAGCGAGACTGCTCGCCAACGAAAATCCATACGGCCCCTCTGCCGCTGCCAAGGAAGCTCTGATGAATGCCATTTCACAAGGCAATCGCTATCCCATGCGGTCAGGGAGATATCTGGGGTCCATGATCGCAGAGATGGAGGGAGTCTCCCAAGAGCAGATCATGATGTCGCCGGGATCTACAGCACTATTGGATCGGACCGCCATCGTCCTGTGTTCGGAGGGAGGACAGGTTCTGACCGCTGATCCCAGCTATATGTCCCTGGTGGAGACCGCCAAGAACTTGGGCGCCACTTGGAAGAAAGTGAAACTGACCAAGGATTGGGAGCACGACTTGGACGCTATGAAAGCCGCCATCACGGATGAGGTCAAACTGGTGTACATCTGCAACCCCAACAACCCGACCGCGACGATCACCAATCCCGAGAAGCTCAAGGCATTCTGTGCGGAGGTTTCCGAGCAAGTCCCAGTGTTTGTAGACGAAGCCTATCTGGAGTTTCTAGACGAGCCAGAAAAGCACAGCATGGTCAGCTTGGTACAAGCAGGCAAAAACGTGATCATTTCGCGTACCTTCTCCAAAATCCACGGGATGGCAGGCCTGAGAGCGGGGTACGTATTGGCCCAGCCGGAAATGATCGAAAAAATGCAGACGTTGGGATGGGTGCAATGGGGCATTTCGGCCACCACCATCGAGGCAGCTACGGCGAGCCTGAAGGACACCGCCTTTTTGGACGAATGTCGCCAAAAGAACAAGGAAGCCCGCGAGTTCACCTACGAAACCCTCCAAGCGCTTGAGCTGGACTATCTTCCCTCCTCTGCCAACTTCATCCTGTTTCCTCTACGGATGCGCACAGAAGCCTTCCAACAGGCCATGTTTGCCAAGCAGGTCGGCATCCGGGTATTCGAGATCGGCAAGCGACCTTACTGCCGAGTGAGCCTTGGCACGATGGAGGAAATGACCCTTTTCACAGACGCACTTAAAGAAATTGTCGGGTAA
- a CDS encoding alpha/beta fold hydrolase → MAPIKSHILQTLDGYQLTLHYPALDHPRAVCVIANAMAVKQTYYRNFQMWLAERNVACVTFDYRGIGASRPDSLKNFPARLEDWGHQDLDAVLRFAMSTYPDVQICQMGHSIGAQLAAYCPASKRVDRFLFIAGQVGDITHWPRGLRPGFRFVMSTVLPLACRISGYFPGKRLGIFGDIPKGVALDWAKWCRTKGYFLGTKAGEALGKLQAPVLSISFSDDRYAPYSAVQTLLDAFGSPSKIHRHIDPKSLGQKAVGHFGFFRSSHSETLWPQALEWICQSQQDPVTAPR, encoded by the coding sequence ATGGCCCCGATCAAATCCCATATCCTACAGACCTTGGACGGGTATCAATTGACCCTCCACTACCCTGCCCTAGATCACCCCAGGGCGGTTTGCGTCATCGCCAATGCGATGGCGGTCAAGCAGACCTATTACCGGAATTTCCAGATGTGGCTGGCGGAACGCAACGTCGCATGTGTCACCTTCGACTATCGCGGCATCGGCGCCTCCCGCCCTGACTCACTCAAGAATTTTCCGGCCAGGCTGGAGGATTGGGGGCATCAGGATCTTGATGCGGTATTGCGATTTGCGATGTCCACCTATCCCGATGTACAGATTTGCCAGATGGGTCATAGCATCGGAGCGCAGTTGGCGGCCTATTGTCCAGCATCCAAGCGGGTGGATCGATTCCTCTTTATCGCGGGGCAGGTGGGCGATATCACGCATTGGCCACGGGGCCTGCGTCCGGGATTCAGGTTTGTGATGTCCACGGTATTGCCGCTGGCATGTCGGATTTCGGGCTATTTTCCGGGCAAGCGATTGGGAATCTTTGGGGATATTCCGAAAGGGGTCGCCTTGGACTGGGCCAAATGGTGTCGCACGAAAGGATATTTTTTGGGGACCAAGGCCGGAGAAGCCCTCGGCAAGCTTCAGGCGCCCGTCCTGTCTATCAGTTTTTCGGACGATCGGTACGCACCATATTCGGCCGTACAGACCTTGCTGGACGCATTTGGAAGTCCCAGCAAAATCCATCGGCACATTGATCCGAAAAGTTTGGGCCAAAAAGCTGTGGGACATTTCGGATTTTTCCGATCTTCCCACTCAGAAACCCTTTGGCCGCAGGCACTTGAGTGGATCTGCCAATCCCAGCAAGATCCGGTCACGGCCCCGAGATAG
- a CDS encoding TetR/AcrR family transcriptional regulator, with amino-acid sequence MPVKKTSKETLIVQAMKVFRRQGYHNTSIRDLSKACGIQKAHFYYYFPEGKTQLMAEILEAVKTFFSDRIAAVAYDESIAPEERLSQMATKLGRIFLGEQGGCIMGNTALETIHLAPEPAFMEVVRNYFAELIEALKFVYETQFDPETSQEFAERAIQDIEGGIMLMQLYKDKKYLLNALQRMVQVI; translated from the coding sequence ATGCCCGTAAAGAAGACCTCGAAGGAGACCCTGATTGTCCAAGCGATGAAAGTCTTTCGCCGCCAAGGATATCACAACACCAGTATCCGCGACCTATCCAAGGCCTGCGGCATCCAGAAAGCCCATTTTTACTATTACTTCCCCGAAGGGAAGACCCAGCTCATGGCCGAGATCCTCGAAGCCGTCAAGACCTTCTTCTCGGACCGGATCGCGGCTGTCGCCTATGACGAATCCATCGCCCCGGAGGAACGCCTATCCCAGATGGCCACCAAATTGGGCCGGATATTCCTCGGCGAGCAAGGGGGCTGCATCATGGGCAATACCGCTCTGGAAACCATCCACCTCGCACCCGAACCCGCGTTCATGGAAGTGGTTCGCAACTACTTTGCCGAACTCATCGAGGCCCTCAAATTTGTCTATGAGACGCAGTTCGATCCCGAGACGAGTCAGGAGTTTGCCGAACGTGCGATCCAGGACATCGAGGGGGGAATCATGCTCATGCAGTTGTACAAGGACAAAAAATACCTGCTCAACGCCCTCCAGCGGATGGTGCAGGTCATCTAG